Proteins from a genomic interval of Pseudomonas silesiensis:
- a CDS encoding SPOR domain-containing protein produces the protein MRKLGLGLLVTGVVWQLSALLWTFTSTGTSCQNSVDNSDIRQKVTKFEQLLDDTANKVATALSTLHADRLAHLAKNDSRLLDSTEADAVQVLIEKPDETAVLTLPSLPPQALNWTIILSGMITFTGLLLALFARKKNFDPQWHVFRTVPGSLIALERPCLTCGGFISHVKKEASTPSSGLWVVEIALNTPSRHRAKKAIQQLELPVARKEHNFVVIGPYNQKQDAARVVKELSQSHGVRGWMMAGN, from the coding sequence GTGCGAAAGCTTGGCTTAGGCCTCCTGGTAACTGGTGTTGTTTGGCAACTCTCAGCACTGCTGTGGACCTTCACGTCCACAGGAACAAGTTGTCAAAATAGCGTCGACAATTCAGACATCCGGCAAAAAGTAACAAAGTTCGAACAACTACTCGATGACACCGCTAATAAAGTTGCGACAGCGCTCAGTACACTACATGCCGATAGGCTGGCGCACCTGGCGAAAAACGACTCCCGCCTACTCGACTCGACGGAGGCTGACGCTGTACAGGTCTTGATCGAAAAGCCAGACGAAACAGCCGTACTTACGCTACCTTCCCTGCCCCCACAGGCACTCAACTGGACAATTATTCTCAGCGGCATGATTACTTTTACCGGCCTGCTCCTGGCACTCTTCGCCCGCAAAAAAAACTTTGATCCGCAATGGCACGTCTTTCGCACCGTGCCAGGCTCGCTAATCGCGCTGGAACGCCCGTGCTTGACGTGCGGCGGCTTCATTTCCCACGTAAAAAAAGAAGCTTCCACGCCTTCATCCGGCCTTTGGGTGGTCGAGATTGCATTGAACACACCCAGCCGGCATCGCGCCAAAAAAGCCATTCAACAGCTGGAGTTACCGGTAGCGCGTAAAGAACACAACTTCGTCGTCATCGGCCCGTATAATCAAAAGCAGGACGCGGCCCGAGTCGTGAAAGAATTGAGTCAAAGTCATGGTGTTAGAGGATGGATGATGGCGGGAAATTGA
- a CDS encoding putative bifunctional diguanylate cyclase/phosphodiesterase: MNTPRTSFHGVALSESQRDILGMIATNHPLDDILAAICLMLDAQDPDTLCSILLTDAQGKHLLNGAAPGLPPEYSRAIHGMAIGPQEGTCGTAAFRGELVVTVDIAQDPSWERFRSLALGHNLRSCWSLPLFSHQGCVLGTFALYQDRANRPSEAQLQRLTCAAQLAAIAIRHERDGQRLEASEQRFRSLFTYNPNPVFALDLAGNIQSVNPAGLKLKPHTAIDFIGHHFSHLVLEEDLERVSQHFSAARAGAPQRFEARVLDESGKLLTMDISNLPIMVNGEIVGVFGIARDISEQKHYERQLSFNASHDRLTGLLNRVSLEDRLILDCHISRRRKRRLAVMCIDLDGFKSINDSIGHYFGDQVLIEVAQRMTRQVRPGDTIVRMGGDEFIVLLPDLLRDEDVVPVAERLMASIARPYCIQGIDLHVSASVGITLSDGHIEQPMQLIQQADMAMYKAKQQGRNNFQWYTSDLNQRVCEHASLRNDLQKAIETQSFRLHYQPQIDARTGRVVGIEALLRWAHPEKGFISPAVFVPVAEDSGQIIPLSLWVLDTACAQLRQLGEQGITGISMAVNISPMHFQRGQFVQCVQAALETHGLRGEQLELEITEALLLHNAEQAIDTLHRLKALGVRIALDDFGTGFSSLSYLKRLPIDKIKIDRSFIQEISTDRHDAAITQGIISMAHHLSLTVVAEGVETASQVDFLTGSHCDVFQGYYFAKPMPYAEIEAFLRHPACLSLTG; this comes from the coding sequence ATGAATACCCCCCGCACGAGCTTTCACGGCGTGGCTCTTTCCGAGTCGCAACGTGACATTCTCGGCATGATCGCGACCAATCATCCACTGGACGACATTCTTGCCGCCATCTGTTTGATGCTCGACGCGCAAGATCCTGACACGCTGTGTTCGATTCTGCTCACCGATGCGCAGGGCAAGCATTTGCTCAACGGTGCGGCACCAGGTTTACCGCCTGAATACAGTCGGGCGATCCATGGCATGGCCATCGGTCCACAGGAAGGGACTTGCGGCACTGCAGCATTTCGGGGCGAGTTGGTGGTCACCGTAGACATTGCCCAGGATCCGAGCTGGGAGCGTTTTCGGAGTCTGGCGCTGGGGCACAATCTGCGCTCCTGCTGGTCGTTGCCGTTATTCTCGCATCAGGGCTGCGTGTTAGGGACGTTTGCGCTGTACCAGGATCGGGCAAACAGGCCGAGTGAGGCGCAGCTTCAACGGCTGACTTGCGCGGCGCAGCTGGCGGCCATTGCGATCCGCCATGAGCGTGACGGCCAACGTCTGGAGGCAAGCGAACAACGTTTTCGTTCATTGTTCACCTACAACCCTAACCCGGTGTTCGCCCTTGATCTGGCCGGCAACATCCAGAGTGTGAATCCAGCAGGCCTGAAGCTGAAACCGCACACTGCAATCGATTTCATTGGTCATCACTTTTCCCATCTGGTGCTCGAAGAGGACCTGGAACGGGTCAGTCAGCATTTTTCCGCAGCCCGCGCCGGAGCGCCTCAACGCTTCGAGGCACGGGTTCTCGACGAGAGTGGCAAGCTGTTGACCATGGACATCTCCAACCTGCCGATCATGGTCAATGGCGAGATCGTCGGGGTGTTTGGCATCGCCCGGGACATCAGCGAGCAGAAGCATTACGAGCGCCAATTGAGCTTCAACGCCAGCCATGACCGGCTGACCGGTTTGCTTAACCGGGTTTCGCTTGAAGACCGGCTTATTCTGGATTGTCACATCAGTCGTCGGCGTAAGCGTCGTCTGGCGGTGATGTGCATTGATCTGGATGGATTCAAATCCATCAACGATTCGATCGGGCACTACTTCGGCGATCAGGTGCTGATCGAGGTGGCACAGCGTATGACCCGGCAGGTTCGTCCCGGCGATACCATCGTGCGCATGGGCGGTGACGAATTTATCGTGCTGCTGCCGGACCTGCTTCGTGATGAGGACGTGGTACCGGTGGCCGAGCGCTTGATGGCCAGCATTGCCAGACCCTACTGCATCCAGGGCATTGACCTGCACGTGAGTGCAAGTGTCGGCATCACCCTGAGCGATGGTCACATCGAGCAGCCGATGCAACTGATCCAGCAGGCTGACATGGCCATGTACAAAGCCAAGCAGCAAGGGCGCAATAACTTTCAGTGGTACACCAGCGATCTTAATCAGCGCGTTTGCGAGCATGCGAGCCTGCGCAATGACCTGCAAAAGGCTATCGAAACCCAGTCGTTCAGGCTGCATTATCAACCGCAGATAGACGCACGCACGGGGCGGGTGGTCGGGATCGAAGCGTTGCTGCGCTGGGCGCATCCGGAAAAAGGATTTATCTCACCGGCGGTGTTTGTGCCGGTGGCAGAGGACAGCGGTCAGATCATCCCGCTGAGCCTTTGGGTACTCGATACGGCCTGCGCGCAGCTGCGCCAGCTAGGTGAACAGGGCATCACGGGCATCTCGATGGCGGTGAATATTTCGCCGATGCATTTTCAGCGTGGCCAGTTCGTCCAGTGTGTCCAAGCCGCCCTGGAGACACATGGTCTGCGTGGTGAGCAGTTGGAGCTGGAGATCACCGAGGCGCTTCTGTTGCATAACGCTGAACAGGCCATCGACACGTTGCACCGGCTCAAGGCCCTGGGTGTACGCATTGCGCTGGATGATTTCGGCACCGGTTTTTCCAGCCTCAGCTACCTCAAGCGTTTGCCCATCGACAAGATCAAGATCGACCGCTCGTTCATTCAGGAAATCAGCACTGATCGTCATGACGCCGCCATCACTCAGGGCATTATCTCCATGGCACACCACCTGAGCCTGACGGTGGTCGCCGAAGGGGTGGAAACGGCGTCCCAGGTGGATTTCCTGACGGGCAGTCACTGCGATGTCTTCCAGGGGTATTACTTTGCCAAACCGATGCCCTATGCAGAAATCGAAGCGTTCCTGCGTCATCCCGCTTGCCTATCCCTGACCGGCTAG